The genomic window CCTTGCCTGCGGCCATGAATTCGCCCTTGGCCCAGTCACCCATGAACTGGAATGCGGCTTCGCCCTTCATGACCAACGATGTGGCCAAATTCCAGTCGCGTCCCGGTGATGCGGGATCTGTGTACCCCTTGATCTTGCGGAAGGCTTCCAGCGTCTTGGTCATGGTGTCGCTGCTGATGGCTTTTGCGTCCAGGCTGACCATGGCATCGTGGTAGAACTTGACGCCGCCCACGCCCAAAGCGACGGACTCGAACGTGGTGAAGTCTTGCCAGTTCTGCCCACCGTGGGCCACGGCGATGAAGCCAGCCTTTTTGATCTTGTCGGCAGCGGCAAAGAACTCGTCATAGGTTTTTGGCATGCCAGCTACGCCAGCCTTCTTCAGCACTTCGGGGTTGGCCCAGATCCAGTTCACGCGGTGCACGTTGACTGGCACGGCGACAAAGTTGCCCTTGTACTTCATGACATCAGCGACGACCTTGGGCAGAAGGCTGTCCCACTTCTCAGCCTTGGCCACGCTGTCCAGATTGGCCAGCACGCCCTCAGATGCCCACTCTTGAATGGCGGGGCCCTTGATCTGGCCAGCAGAAGGGGGGTTGCCCGATACCACACGGCTCTTGAGCAATGTGGCTGCGTTGTCACCACCACCACCAGCCACCGCAAAATCTTTCCACACATGGCCCTTGGCCTGCATGATCTTCTTCAGTTCGGCCACCGATTTGGCTTCGCCACCCGAGGTCCAGTAGTGCAGCACTTCCACTTCACCGGCTTGCACCGCGGTGCCAGCCGCCATGGCCAACACGGCCAGCGTCAGGCCCGTCAGGCGCATACGTGAAACTTTCAACATGTCGTCTCCTTGTGTGCTCATCTGGCGTCTAGGCCACGAGCGGGTTTAAATTCAGAGAACACCGTTGTTCTTGAATTAATTAATTGTTAATTAATATTTAATATTGGCACATAGGGCTAACCCTAGGGGCGCAAAAAAGCCACAGTAGCGGGAGAGATCCCGTGCTCTGCATTGTGCCGATAGCCGCAGCTGGCGGAGGAGCTATAAGCAAAATAGGGCTGTAGCCCCCGTGTAATATTACTGTATTGCTATCAAAACGATAGTGTGTAACGCTAGACCCGTGCCAGGCCATCCAGGCTGGTGATGACGATGTGGCGCCGCTCTACCGCGAGCAGGCGTTGCTGTTGCAGTTCGGTAAAGGTGCGACTGACCGTCTCCAGTGTCATGCCCAGGTAACTGCCAATTTCTCCGCGCGTCATCTTCAGGTGGAACTCCACGGCAGAGTAACCCCGCGCACTGAGCCGCTGAGACTGGTTCAGCAAAAAGGCAGCCAGGCGTTGGGCCGAGTTCAGGCTGCCCAGCAGCAGCACCTGGCCATTGCCACGCACGATTTCACGGCTGATCAGGCGCATCACGCAGGCCTGTATGTCGGCGGTCATGGCACAGAGTTCGCTGAGGTGGGTGTAGGAGAGGGTGGAGATTTCGGAGTCTTCCAGCGCTGTGGCGCTGCTGGCGTGGCAGCTTTCGGCCACACCGTCCAGGCCCAGCAGCTCGCCGGCCATGTGAAAGTTGTTCACCTGCTCACAGCCATTGGCCAGTGCCAGCGTTGATTTGAACGACCCGCTTTGCACCGCATACAGGTATCGAAAGGGGTCACGTTCGCGGTACAGCGCTTCACCCTGCCGCACCTTGCGACGGCCCACCATCAGGCTGACCAGGCGGGCCGTATCCGACCCGGCGGAGCAGGGTGCCGCAACGGTGGGCCGCAGCACAAGATCCGGGTACTCGCGCCACAACGCTTGTTGCAGCGCTGGGATAGGCAATGCCGCGGCGCGGCGCGGTTGGTCTAGCGTGACGTTCATGCGATTTCCCCTTGGTCGCAAGCCCATGCCCACACTGAACAGACCGGGGTGGGATGGCCAGACTTGCTGACAGCCACTGTAGGGGGCAAGGGGGTATTTGCTCCGTGCGCCAACGCACGTGGTTAATCCACCCGCGCGCCCGACACCTTGACCACCTGCGCCCACTTCTTGTGTTCGCTGTCGATCAGCGCGGCAAACTGTGCCGGCGTGTTGCCACTGGGTATGGCACCCTGGGCCACCATTTTTTCGTTGATTGCGGGGCTGGCCAGCGCACGCGTCACTTCCTGCTGGATGCGGTTCACAACGTCGGGCGGCGTGCCGGCCGGGGCCAGCAGGCCAAACCAGCTGGTGGCCTCAAAACCCTTCAGCCCGGCCGCTTCTTCAATGGTGGGGGCATCGGGCAGGGCGGCTGAACGGGTGCTGCTGGTCAGTGCCAGCGCCTTGATCTTGCCGCCCTTGATGAGCTGCATGGCGGAAGGCAGGTTGTCAAACATCACATCGACCTGGCCACCGACCAGGTCCAGCAATGCAGGGCCTGAGCCGCGGTAGGGAATGTGGGTCATGAAGGTACCGGTCTGGCTCTTGAACAACTCGCCAGCCAGGTGGATGGAGGTGCCGTTGCCGCTGGACGCCATGTTGAGCTTGCCCGGGCGGGATTTGGCCAGTTTGACAAAGTCCTGCACCGTGTTGATGTTGTTGGCCTTGGCCAGCTCGGCATTGACCACCATCACATTGGGCACGCTGGCAACCAGAGTCACCGGCGCAAAGTCCTTGATGGGGTCGTAGGCCAGCTTGGGGTACAGCGCGCGGTTGATGCCGTGGGTGCCCACGGTGCCCATCAGCAGGGTGTAGCCATCGGGCGCGGACTTGGCCACGGCCTCCGCTCCCAGGTTGCCGCCGGCACCGGCCTTGTTTTCCACGACAAACTGCTGACCGAACACCCGGGACAACTCGGGTGCCACGGCGCGGGCCAGAATATCGGTGGTGCCGCCGGGGGCAAAGGGTACAACGATGCGCACTGGCTTGTTGGGCCAGGCGCCCTGCGCATGGGCGCCAAGACCGGTGAGGGCGCAAAGGGCCGCCGCGCTGGCAGCAACAACAATCCTTCGGTTAAAACGCATGGGGGCCACGGCTGTCTCCTGTGTTGTAAGTTTGTGGTTCATCATAACGACCGGACCTGTGTGATCATCGGACCATGAACCTCGACTGGAACAACCCCTACGCATCTGCCCGCTCTGCCGTCATGGGACGCAACGTGGTCAGCACCTCTCAACCCCTGGCCGCCCAGGCTGGTCTGCGCATGCTGCAGGCCGGTGGCAACGCGGTGGACGCCGCTCTGGCCGCGGCCATGGCATTGACCGTGGTGGAGCCCACGGGCTGTGGCCTGGGCAGTGATGCCTTTGCCATCGTGTGGGACGGCAAGGCGCTGCATGGGCTTAACGCCTCGGGCCGCGCACCCGTGGCGTGGAACGCAGATCGGTTCAAGGGCCACACCGCCATGCCGGACAAGGGCTGGGACACGGTAACGGTGCCCGGCGCCGTATCGGCCTGGTCCACCCTGTCGCGTCGCTTTGGTCGGCTGCCCTTTGCCGATCTGGCCGCACCCGCCATTGCCTATGCGCGCCACGGTTTTCCGGTGTCACCCACCATTGCCCGCCTGTGGGCGCTGGGCGCAGCTCGGCTGGGCGATCAACCCGGCTTTGCCGAATGTTTTATGCCCCACGGACGCGCACCCCGCGCCAGTGAGATGTTCCGCAGCGAAGCCCATGCGCGCACGCTGGAGGCGATTGCCGACACCCACGGCGAGGCCTTTTACCGCGGGCCGCTGGCGCAGGCCATGGCCACACATGCCAGCGCGTGTGGCGGCGTGATGACGGAGGAAGACCTGGCCAGCCACAGCGTCGACTGGTGTGGCACGCTGGCCCAGCCCTTTGCCGGTTCTGTGGTGCACGAGATACCGCCCAACGGCCAGGGCATTGCCGCACTGATGGCCATGGGCATGCTGGAGGCCCTAGGGATTGGCCAGCAGCCAGTGGACCATGTGGATACCGTGCACTGCGCCATTGAGGCCATGAAGCTGGCGCTGGCCGACCTGCACCACTACAACGCCGACCCTGCCGCCATGCGTGTGGCGCCCGGTGCCTTGCTGGACCCTGGCTACCTTGCCGAGCGGGCGCGCATGATTGATTTGCAGCAGGCGGGTGACCCCGGTTACGGCGCACCCAAGCCGGGTGGCACGGTGTATGTGGCCGCGGCAGATGCCGGGGGCATGATGGTCTCTTTCATCCAGTCCAACTACATGGGTTTTGGCTCGGGCGTGGTGGTGCCGGGCACTGGCATCAGCCTGCAGAACCGGGGCAACGGGTTCTCGCTGGAGCCGGGCCACGCCAATGAAGTCGGTCCGGGCAAACGCCCGTCCCACACCATCATCCCCGCCTTTGCGATGCATGCCGACGGCACACCGCAGATGGCCTTTGGTGTGATGGGAGGCCCCATGCAGTCACAAGGCCATTTGCAAATGGCCCTGCGTGTGTTGCGTTACGGCCAGAACCCGCAGGCCGCGGCAGATGCACCACGCTGGCGTGTCACAGGCGGGCGTGGTGTGGTGGTGGAGCCGGCCTTTGACCGCGATGTTGTGCAAGCGCTGGCGCAGCGCGGCCATGCCGTGCAGGTGGAGGGCGGTAACGGCGTGTTTGCGTTTGGCGGTGCGCAGCTCATCCTGAAAAATGGCGACAGCTACATCGCCGGTTCGGACCCGCGCAAGGATGGGCAGGCGGTGGCCTATTGATGCGCGCAAGGATTTCCCCTTAACACACTTGCATCGTCGAACATCCATGCATTGCAGCACTGCCTAAAAACAAGGCACGGTCTGCAAAGCCAAGCCGGGCGCGGCTTTGCGGGCTTGTGAACACTGTTATCCACAACCTAGCCCACAGTAGGCAGGGGCAAGTTTATTTTTGTGAAAGCGGTTTCTGCCGTTGGCACTAAACTTGTCTGATGAGCAAACCAACACCGCCCAAGAGCAGCGCCAAGACCACAACCACTCGCCCCACAGGCCCGGTCACCATCGAAATGGTGGCGCAGTTGGCAGGCGTGTCCGCCAGCACCATCTCTCGCATCCTCAACGGCACGGCCGTTGTCAGTGAGGTTAAACAAGAGGCCGTCAAGGACGCCATTGCCAAGCTGGGTTATGTGCCCAACCCGGTGGCCCGTGGCCTGGCCGGTGGACGCACCTACAGCATAGGTGTCATCACGCAAACCATTGACAGCCCGTTCTACGGCACCTCGTTGCGCGGCATTGAGGAAGAGCTGAACCCGGCGGGCTACAACCCGTTGTTTGTCAGCGCACACTGGGACGCGGCAACTGAGGCACGCTGTATCGATGTGCTGCGCTCACGCCGGGTGGACGGCATCATCGTGCTGACCGGTCGTTTGTCAGACCAGGCCCTGAAGGCCTGCGCCAAGCACCTGCCGGTTGTGGTCACGGGCCGCACCCTGAAAGGGCCCGGCCTGTTCTCGCTGGATTTCGACAACTTCGCGGGGGGGCAAATGGCCACCGAGCATCTGATCGAGCTGGGGCACCGCCGCATTGCGCTGATCACCGGCGACCCGGAGCACCCTGATTCGAACGAGCGTATGCGCGGATACCGTGCCGCCTTGGACAAGGCTGGCATACCGTTCGACCCGGCGCTGGTGGTCGAAGGGGACTACAACGAGGGCAGCGGCCTGCGCGCCGTGGAGCACTTGATGGCAGGCGGGCAGTCGTTCACGGCCATCTTTGCGGCCAATGACCAGATGGCGTCTGGCGCCGTGCTGGGGCTGCACCGCAAAGGCGTGCGGGTTCCGCAAGACGTCTCCATCGTGGGCTTTGATGACCTGCCCACATCCCCCTATGCCGTGCCACCACTGAGCACGATCCACCAATCGTCTTACGAGCAGGGGCGGCTGTCGGCACAGGCCATGCTGCAGTTGCTGGCCGGTACTCGACCCACTGCCACCGTTCCGCTGCCCAGGCTGATCGCGCGGGAATCCGCCGCACGCCTGTCAGGCAAAAGCAACACACATCCCGTTCTTTAGAGCGACGCGGCGCAGATATAGGGTTAGCCCCAAGTTGACACTTGAAAGCGATTTCAACGATCATGAAAGCGCTTTCAAAGATCGGTCCCAAAAGTAAAAATACGGAAGGGGCTGACGATTTAGCTGTTGACCGTATCCGCTCGCTTCATCCATAAAAATCTGGAGACATTGAATGAATAAATCACCCTCGCCGCTGCGCATGCGCAATGGGCGTCCTCTGTTCCGCCTGGGAACGCTTGCTGCGGCCTGCGCATTGCTCGTGGCCGAGTCTGGCGGCGCCTATGCCCAACAGGCCACAGTAGCGCCGCAGGCAGCGACCGATTCGGGCGCACTGCAGGCCGTGACCGTGACCGGCATTCGTGCCAGCCTGAGTTCGGCGATGGACCTCAAGCGCGACGGCCAGGGTGTGGTGGACGGCATCAACGCCGAAGAGATTGGCAAGTTTCCGGATACCAATCTGGCGGAATCCCTGCAGCGCATCAGCGGTGTGTCCATCGACCGCTCGATCGGTGAGGGCTCCAAGGTGACGGTGCGTGGTGTGGGCCCCGACTTCAACATGGTGCTGCTCAATGGCCGCCAGATGCCAGCCTCCACCTTGCTGGATACGGCAGCCTCCAACTCCCGCGCATTCGATTTTGCGAACCTGGCGTCTGAATCCATCTCGGGCATTGAGGTCTACAAGACCAGCCGTTCCAGCACACCAGCGGGTGGCATTGGCGCCACGATCAACATCAAGACGGCACGGCCCCTGGGCAGTCCTTCGGTTGCCAGCATTGGTTTCAAGGAGGTGCTGGACACGTCCAACAGCAACCTGCCCAGCCACCTGCAGGGCAAGAATCTCACGCCCGAGATTTCGGGCATCTACAGCGACACATTTGCGGATGGCAAGTTCGGTATCGCCATCAGCGCCAGTCACCAGGAGCGTAGCCTGGGTTACAACCAGGCAGGCGTGCCCAACGGCTGGCGGGCGATCAACGCGGGCAGCAACGACTGGGGTTCGGTCTCCAACGCCAACCGGCCTGGCTCTGACGTCAATTTGTATTCCACGCCGCAGAACCCCAACTACTCCATGACCGGTGTGCAGCGCCAACGTGACAACGGCCAGCTGACGCTGCAGTTTGTACCCGTTACCGACGTCAAAGCCACAGTGGACTACACCTATTCCCGCAACAAGGTTCAAAGCAAACGCAACGACCTGGGTGTGTGGCAGAACTTTGGCGGTGACGTGACCAGGGCTACCTGGACCCCAGGCCCCGTAGCTGGGCCGCTGATCTACACCGAGACCTATGCCAACGCCGGCGATATCGCCATGGGTGCGGCCGAGTTCGCGACCAAAAACGAAAACAAGTCGACCGGCGTGAATGTGGAGTGGAAAGTCTCGGACCGCCTGAAGCTGGAGTTCGACACCCACCGCTCGTCGGCCGAATCGGGCGCAGACAGCCCTTACGGGTCCAGCGCAGTGCTGGGCGGTGCGCAGTTCACCCGCACGGGTAACACCATCGATTTCAGCCGGGATTTTCCGGTCATCAGCATCTCGGGTGGTGATGTGGACCCATCCAAAATGATGGTCACGGGCTCCTCGTTCCGCAACAGTTACATGCTCTCCAAGGTGGACCAGACGCAGGTCAAGGGCGCTTTCAAGATTGACGAAGATTCTGGCCTGAACTTTGGCCTCTCCAGCACCCGCGTCGACAACCGCTCGGCCTATGCCAACGTGGACAACGGGTCGTGGGGCGGGCAGGGTGCACCGGCCAACTACGCCGACGGCTCGTGGCGCCGGGATACCTTGCGCCAGTATTTCTCCAAGATCAGCGGCAGTGACAACCCGGCCCTGTTCAACCAGATACTGTTTGGAGATTTCACCGCTTTGCGCCAGCAGGCTATTGCGCAGTCCGGTCGCCCCGACTGGTACCAGGCGCCAACCGAGTTCACGACGGACCGTCGTGTTACCGAGAAATCGATGAGCGGCTACATCCAGTACAACAAGGACTGGGATACGGCGCTGCCCATGCGATCCGCTATTGGTGTGCGGTACGAAAAAACGGATGTTGTGTCCTCCGCCCTGGTGCCCACGGCAACCGGCATCGTCTGGGGCAGCAACAACGAATACACCGTACAGTTCGGTGCGCCAGGCTTTACCACGCTGGAGGGCAGCTACAGCTACCTGCTGCCCAGCCTGGACTATGACGTGGACCTGTCCAAGGACCTCAAGTTCCGCGCCAGTTATGGTGAAACCATCGGCCGTCCTGGTTGGGGTGACATCCAGGGTGGGCAGACGCTGGATGGCTTGGCCCGTGTTTATGGCGGAACAGGTGGCCAGGGCAATCCGGACCTGAAGCCACTGAAGTCGAAGAACATCGACCTGTCTCTGGAGTGGTACTACGCCAAAGGCAGCTTCGCTTCCATCGGCTACTTCCGCAAGGCCATCGAGAACTACATCGGCAATGCGCAGGTCACGGCCACTCCGTTCAATTTGCGCACACCAGCCAATGGCCTGTTCTGGAACGAGGCAGTTGCAAAGGGCTGCGGCGCTACGGACATCACCTGCATCCGCAACTACATCTTCAAGAACAAGAATGGTCAGCAGGGCGTGGTGCGCGGGCCAGACGATGCCAATGGCAACCAGACCGGAACGATTGCAGGCCAGGCAGGCGATCCGATTGCGACCTTCCTGATCAATACACCTTCCAATCAGAAGTCCGACACCTTGACCGGCTGGGAGCTGAATGTGCAGCACATGTTTGGCAACAGCGGGTTTGGCGTCTCCAGCAACTACACCAAGGTGGGATCGGGCCTGAAGTTTGACAACAGCCAGACGACTGAGCAGTTTGCGCTGCTGGGTGTCAGCGACTCTGCCAACTTGGTGGGTTTCTACGAGAACGACAAATGGTCGGTGCGTGCTGCCTACAACTGGCGCGGTGAGTTTCTGTCGGGACTCAATGATGGGTCTGGGGCCAATCCGCTGTACACCGAAGCCTATGGGCAGCTGGACATGAATGTCTCCTACAAGTGGAACAAAAACTTGTCACTGCAGTTCGAGGCCATCAATCTGAACGACGGCATCCAGCGCCTGCACGGACGTTCGCAGTCCCAGGTGAACTATGTGACCCAAACCGGGCCGCGTTATATGTTTGGACTGCGTTACAAGCTGTGACCGTGCCAGGCCATTGCAGCATGGGCTGCAGTGGCCTGACAATTGGATCGCACTACACAAGCCGCTGGGAATCAGCGGCGCAAACAAACCATGTCCCTTCCTGTTCTGCTCAATAACGTTGACCACAAGGACCTGCGCATCATCACCACGCGCAGCGCCCGGTACGGTGACAACGTGATGACCGCTTTGTCGTTTCCGCATGAGTTCCGCAACCTGCAGGCGCATTACCCCATCGTGTTTTTTAAGTCGGAGGACGGCACCGGGTTTCACTCGGCTGCGCTGTTGGGTTTTCAGGAAGGTGAAAACCTTTTCCTGGAAGCAGGCGGTTGGGATGCCGCCTATGTGCCGCTGACACTGGCACGCCAACCCTTTCTGATCGGCAACGTCAAGGGCGAAATGCTGTTGCATGTCGATCTGGACAGTCCAAAAGTCAGCCGAACCGAAGGTGAGCCGGCGTTTCTGGAGTACGGTGGCAATACGGATTACCTGGAGCAGGTGAGCTCCATGTTGCGCGCCATCCATGATGGTCTGGAGCAGGCGCCGGCGTTCGGCGCGGCGCTGCAGGAATTCAATTTGCTGGAGTCGTTTGTATTTGATGTTGAGTTGCCGGATGGAACCCAGCACCGGCTGGCCGGTTGTTACACGATCAACGAAGAGCGGCTGCAGGCGCTGGATGGTGCAGCGCTGGAGCAGCTGAGCCGGGCGGGGTTCCTGCAGCCGATTTATATGGTGATTGCATCCTTGTCGAACCTGCGCGCGCTGGCCGAACGCAAACGCCGGGCCCATGTTGCTGCCAGCCGCTAAACCGATGCGCACGCTGACCGGCCTGGACCTACAGGCGCTGCCGGATGCGGTGCTGCGCTCCACCCAACCGCTGGTCCTGAAGGGCCTGGTGGCGCAATGGCCCATGGTGCAGGCCGCACGGCGCTCCGGACAGGCGGCAGCGCAGTACCTGCGCGGCTTCTACCATGGGGCCGAGGTTGAGGCGTTTATGGGAGAACCGCAATATGAAGGTCGATTTTTTTACAACGACGATCTGACGGGTTTCAACTTTCGCACCGTGCGGCGCAAGCTCGATGACGTGTTGGACGATCTTGATCACTCTGCTGTGGAGGCGCCGGCACCTGGCATCTACGTAGGGTCCGCCACGCTGGACAGCTGCCTGCCAGGATTCCGCTCCGAGAACGATGTGCCTCTGGGTGACCGCGATGCGCTGGCCAGTATCTGGATCGGCAACCGCACACGTATTGCCGCCCATTACGATGCACCCGACAACCTGGCGTGTGTGGTGGCAGGGCGTAGACGTTTTACGCTGCTGCCTCCCGAGCAACTGGAAAATCTGTATGTCGGTCCCCTGGATCTGACACCGGCGGGCCAGCCTGTGAGCTTGGTCGATTTTGTCAACCCTGACCTGGAGAAGTTCCCCCGGTTCGCACAGGCCCTGCAGAGTGCGCAGGTTGCAGAGCTGGAGCCGGGTGATGCCATCTTCATCCCCAGCATGTGGTGGCACCACATCGAGGCATTGGATGACTTCAATGTGCTGGTGAACTACTGGTGGAAGCAGACACCGGCCTATATGGATCCCGCCATGAATGCATTGATCCTGGCCATCATGTGTGTGCGCGATTTGCCTCCCGAGCAACGCAAGGCCTGGGCCGGGCTCTTTGACCACTATGTGTTCAAAGCTGATAGCGAATCTACTGCACACATCCCGCCACATGCCAAGGGCATTCTGGGGGCCATGGAGGCCAACACGACACGTATGCTGCGGGCGCATCTACTCAAAAAACTGAACCGTTGACAGGAGACCGAAATTGAACGAACAAGGCCACACCGACAGGGATGCCAAACCCATCCAGCGCATTGTGATTGCAGGTGGCGGCACGGCCGGATGGATGGTCGCGGCGCTGATGTCCAAAACACTGGGCAAGTCGCTGGATATTAAGCTGGTGGAGTCCGATGAAATTGGTACGGTGGGCGTGGGGGAGGCCACCATCCCCACACTGCTGACCTTCCACGAACTGCTGGAAATCAACGAACAAGAATTCATGGCCGCCACACAGGCCACCTTCAAGCTGGGCATTGGTTTTGAGAACTGGCGCAACGTCAATGAAAATTACGTGCACTCCTTTGGCACCACCGGTACGGACCATTGGACAGCAGGCTTTCAGCACTTTTGGCACAAAGGCCGCGAGCGCAATCTGGCGGGCGACTACGGAGACTATTGCCTGGAGCTGAAGGCAGCATTGGCCGGTCGGTTTGCACACCT from Rhodoferax sp. AJA081-3 includes these protein-coding regions:
- a CDS encoding gamma-glutamyltransferase family protein; protein product: MNLDWNNPYASARSAVMGRNVVSTSQPLAAQAGLRMLQAGGNAVDAALAAAMALTVVEPTGCGLGSDAFAIVWDGKALHGLNASGRAPVAWNADRFKGHTAMPDKGWDTVTVPGAVSAWSTLSRRFGRLPFADLAAPAIAYARHGFPVSPTIARLWALGAARLGDQPGFAECFMPHGRAPRASEMFRSEAHARTLEAIADTHGEAFYRGPLAQAMATHASACGGVMTEEDLASHSVDWCGTLAQPFAGSVVHEIPPNGQGIAALMAMGMLEALGIGQQPVDHVDTVHCAIEAMKLALADLHHYNADPAAMRVAPGALLDPGYLAERARMIDLQQAGDPGYGAPKPGGTVYVAAADAGGMMVSFIQSNYMGFGSGVVVPGTGISLQNRGNGFSLEPGHANEVGPGKRPSHTIIPAFAMHADGTPQMAFGVMGGPMQSQGHLQMALRVLRYGQNPQAAADAPRWRVTGGRGVVVEPAFDRDVVQALAQRGHAVQVEGGNGVFAFGGAQLILKNGDSYIAGSDPRKDGQAVAY
- a CDS encoding SapC family protein encodes the protein MSLPVLLNNVDHKDLRIITTRSARYGDNVMTALSFPHEFRNLQAHYPIVFFKSEDGTGFHSAALLGFQEGENLFLEAGGWDAAYVPLTLARQPFLIGNVKGEMLLHVDLDSPKVSRTEGEPAFLEYGGNTDYLEQVSSMLRAIHDGLEQAPAFGAALQEFNLLESFVFDVELPDGTQHRLAGCYTINEERLQALDGAALEQLSRAGFLQPIYMVIASLSNLRALAERKRRAHVAASR
- a CDS encoding tripartite tricarboxylate transporter substrate binding protein, giving the protein MRFNRRIVVAASAAALCALTGLGAHAQGAWPNKPVRIVVPFAPGGTTDILARAVAPELSRVFGQQFVVENKAGAGGNLGAEAVAKSAPDGYTLLMGTVGTHGINRALYPKLAYDPIKDFAPVTLVASVPNVMVVNAELAKANNINTVQDFVKLAKSRPGKLNMASSGNGTSIHLAGELFKSQTGTFMTHIPYRGSGPALLDLVGGQVDVMFDNLPSAMQLIKGGKIKALALTSSTRSAALPDAPTIEEAAGLKGFEATSWFGLLAPAGTPPDVVNRIQQEVTRALASPAINEKMVAQGAIPSGNTPAQFAALIDSEHKKWAQVVKVSGARVD
- a CDS encoding TonB-dependent receptor — translated: MNKSPSPLRMRNGRPLFRLGTLAAACALLVAESGGAYAQQATVAPQAATDSGALQAVTVTGIRASLSSAMDLKRDGQGVVDGINAEEIGKFPDTNLAESLQRISGVSIDRSIGEGSKVTVRGVGPDFNMVLLNGRQMPASTLLDTAASNSRAFDFANLASESISGIEVYKTSRSSTPAGGIGATINIKTARPLGSPSVASIGFKEVLDTSNSNLPSHLQGKNLTPEISGIYSDTFADGKFGIAISASHQERSLGYNQAGVPNGWRAINAGSNDWGSVSNANRPGSDVNLYSTPQNPNYSMTGVQRQRDNGQLTLQFVPVTDVKATVDYTYSRNKVQSKRNDLGVWQNFGGDVTRATWTPGPVAGPLIYTETYANAGDIAMGAAEFATKNENKSTGVNVEWKVSDRLKLEFDTHRSSAESGADSPYGSSAVLGGAQFTRTGNTIDFSRDFPVISISGGDVDPSKMMVTGSSFRNSYMLSKVDQTQVKGAFKIDEDSGLNFGLSSTRVDNRSAYANVDNGSWGGQGAPANYADGSWRRDTLRQYFSKISGSDNPALFNQILFGDFTALRQQAIAQSGRPDWYQAPTEFTTDRRVTEKSMSGYIQYNKDWDTALPMRSAIGVRYEKTDVVSSALVPTATGIVWGSNNEYTVQFGAPGFTTLEGSYSYLLPSLDYDVDLSKDLKFRASYGETIGRPGWGDIQGGQTLDGLARVYGGTGGQGNPDLKPLKSKNIDLSLEWYYAKGSFASIGYFRKAIENYIGNAQVTATPFNLRTPANGLFWNEAVAKGCGATDITCIRNYIFKNKNGQQGVVRGPDDANGNQTGTIAGQAGDPIATFLINTPSNQKSDTLTGWELNVQHMFGNSGFGVSSNYTKVGSGLKFDNSQTTEQFALLGVSDSANLVGFYENDKWSVRAAYNWRGEFLSGLNDGSGANPLYTEAYGQLDMNVSYKWNKNLSLQFEAINLNDGIQRLHGRSQSQVNYVTQTGPRYMFGLRYKL
- a CDS encoding ABC transporter substrate-binding protein → MLKVSRMRLTGLTLAVLAMAAGTAVQAGEVEVLHYWTSGGEAKSVAELKKIMQAKGHVWKDFAVAGGGGDNAATLLKSRVVSGNPPSAGQIKGPAIQEWASEGVLANLDSVAKAEKWDSLLPKVVADVMKYKGNFVAVPVNVHRVNWIWANPEVLKKAGVAGMPKTYDEFFAAADKIKKAGFIAVAHGGQNWQDFTTFESVALGVGGVKFYHDAMVSLDAKAISSDTMTKTLEAFRKIKGYTDPASPGRDWNLATSLVMKGEAAFQFMGDWAKGEFMAAGKVPGKDFLCAAAPGTANAFTFNVDSFAMFKLKAADAQKAQGDLAAAIMGPEFQEVFNLNKGSIPVRLSMKLDKFDDCAKLSSKDFVDTAKSGGLQPSIAHGMAVKPAAEGAIKDVVSQFWNDDKISVAEAQKRLVAAAATK
- a CDS encoding cupin-like domain-containing protein — encoded protein: MLLPAAKPMRTLTGLDLQALPDAVLRSTQPLVLKGLVAQWPMVQAARRSGQAAAQYLRGFYHGAEVEAFMGEPQYEGRFFYNDDLTGFNFRTVRRKLDDVLDDLDHSAVEAPAPGIYVGSATLDSCLPGFRSENDVPLGDRDALASIWIGNRTRIAAHYDAPDNLACVVAGRRRFTLLPPEQLENLYVGPLDLTPAGQPVSLVDFVNPDLEKFPRFAQALQSAQVAELEPGDAIFIPSMWWHHIEALDDFNVLVNYWWKQTPAYMDPAMNALILAIMCVRDLPPEQRKAWAGLFDHYVFKADSESTAHIPPHAKGILGAMEANTTRMLRAHLLKKLNR
- a CDS encoding helix-turn-helix domain-containing protein encodes the protein MNVTLDQPRRAAALPIPALQQALWREYPDLVLRPTVAAPCSAGSDTARLVSLMVGRRKVRQGEALYRERDPFRYLYAVQSGSFKSTLALANGCEQVNNFHMAGELLGLDGVAESCHASSATALEDSEISTLSYTHLSELCAMTADIQACVMRLISREIVRGNGQVLLLGSLNSAQRLAAFLLNQSQRLSARGYSAVEFHLKMTRGEIGSYLGMTLETVSRTFTELQQQRLLAVERRHIVITSLDGLARV
- a CDS encoding LacI family DNA-binding transcriptional regulator; amino-acid sequence: MSKPTPPKSSAKTTTTRPTGPVTIEMVAQLAGVSASTISRILNGTAVVSEVKQEAVKDAIAKLGYVPNPVARGLAGGRTYSIGVITQTIDSPFYGTSLRGIEEELNPAGYNPLFVSAHWDAATEARCIDVLRSRRVDGIIVLTGRLSDQALKACAKHLPVVVTGRTLKGPGLFSLDFDNFAGGQMATEHLIELGHRRIALITGDPEHPDSNERMRGYRAALDKAGIPFDPALVVEGDYNEGSGLRAVEHLMAGGQSFTAIFAANDQMASGAVLGLHRKGVRVPQDVSIVGFDDLPTSPYAVPPLSTIHQSSYEQGRLSAQAMLQLLAGTRPTATVPLPRLIARESAARLSGKSNTHPVL